The following are encoded together in the Labeo rohita strain BAU-BD-2019 chromosome 17, IGBB_LRoh.1.0, whole genome shotgun sequence genome:
- the rtraf gene encoding RNA transcription, translation and transport factor protein, translating to MFRRKLTALEYHNPTGFDCKDETEFRNFIVWLEDQKIRHYKIEDRGNLRNIPSSDWPNHFEKYLQDVNCPFSVQERQETVDWLLGLAVRFEYGDNVEKYRNCKPVTETSDAQKSADPLINLDSNNPDFKAGVLALANLLKIQRHDDYLVMLKAIRILIQERLTPDAIAKASQTKEGLPVALDKHTLGFDTGDATLNEAARILRLLHIEELRELQTKINEAIVAVQAIIADPKTDHRLGKVGR from the exons ATGTTTCGCAGAAAGCTTACAGCCTTAGAATATCACAACCCTACTGGATTTGACTGTAAAG ATGAAACTGAATTCAGAAATTTCATAGTTTGGCTGGAAGATCAAAAAATCAGACACTACAAAATTGAAGACAGGGGAAACCTCAGGAATATTCCCAGCTCAGATTGGCCTAACCATTTCGAAAAG TACCTTCAAGATGTGAACTGTCCATTCAGCGTTCAGGAAAGACAGGAGACTGTTGACTGGCTGCTGGGTCTTGCTGTTCGTTTTGAGTATGGAGACAATG TGGAGAAATATCGTAACTGCAAGCCGGTGACGGAGACTAGTGATGCTCAGAAGTCTGCAGACCCGTTAATTAACCTGGACA GTAACAATCCAGACTTTAAGGCCGGTGTCTTGGCTCTTGCAAATCTACTCAAAATTCAGCGACATGATGACTATTTGGTAATGCTTAAA GCCATTAGGATTCTGATACAGGAACGTCTGACCCCTGATGCTATTGCAAAAGCCAGTCAAACAAAAGAG GGTTTACCAGTCGCACTTGACAAGCATACTCTAGGATTTGATACCGGAG ATGCGACCCTAAATGAAGCGGCCAGGATTCTTCGCCTGCTTCACATCGAGGAGCTCAGAGAGTTACAAACCAAGATCAACGAGGCCATCGTAGCGGTTCAGGCCATCATTGCCGACCCCAAGACAGATCACCGCCTCGGAAAGGTGGGCAGATAA